The following are from one region of the Pseudazoarcus pumilus genome:
- a CDS encoding ABC transporter substrate-binding protein encodes MTGALRHIRHWLSCIPLLCLLLSADATATERQHLRVQLQWHHQSQFTGLYVAHARRHFEAEGLDVQFIEGGPGIDPVERLQTGKADIAIAWLDNAWERSTPDRPVTNVGQIFSGSALAVVCRMSAGVLSAQDMVGRRVGVWNIGDEAVVAEMVRRLGFAPGDVERVTQRPDGADLIDGSVPCATVMTYNEYWRLLDAGIPEDDLLVVSPESFGLPHIEDGLYVDARRLDDPAFVDALARFVRATRQGWHEARIAPTLAVETVMRIGTGLEREAQRHMLETVLALVPDDDRFGMFDLAAFEIAREHIDRGDGAAPPDRLWTHAVWNALQALDGRERLLSTATQHYARSVLDMALFQWLVLLGVMTFALSGALEAVNRGYDFYGRLILAFLSGLGGGTLRDLLIGGERQPLFYITDPAYPAGILLVVVAATALTAIRPDIHRTRSFTRVKHWTDVIGFSVLAASGATIAIAHDMPWYWAPFCAAMTCAGGGVLREIVINREPATLKGVIYEEVAIFGGLLLVGALVLANHFERSPWPVYAAMLFAIAAMVAARLVILRLGLRYPQWLGGRAQTSR; translated from the coding sequence ATGACCGGAGCGCTGCGCCACATCAGGCACTGGCTGAGCTGCATCCCGTTGTTGTGTCTGCTGCTCTCGGCCGACGCCACGGCAACGGAACGCCAGCACCTGCGCGTGCAGTTGCAATGGCATCACCAAAGCCAGTTCACCGGCCTCTACGTCGCCCATGCGCGACGCCACTTCGAAGCCGAAGGGCTGGACGTGCAGTTTATCGAGGGCGGGCCCGGCATCGATCCGGTCGAACGTCTGCAGACCGGCAAGGCAGACATCGCGATCGCGTGGCTGGACAATGCGTGGGAACGCAGCACGCCTGATCGCCCCGTCACCAACGTGGGGCAGATCTTCTCCGGTTCGGCGCTGGCCGTCGTGTGCCGCATGAGCGCAGGCGTACTGAGCGCGCAGGACATGGTCGGGCGTCGCGTCGGCGTGTGGAACATCGGCGACGAGGCCGTCGTCGCCGAGATGGTTCGTCGGCTCGGGTTCGCGCCGGGCGACGTCGAACGGGTCACGCAGCGCCCCGACGGCGCAGATCTGATCGATGGATCCGTGCCCTGCGCCACCGTGATGACGTACAACGAGTACTGGCGCCTCCTCGATGCCGGCATCCCCGAGGATGACCTGCTGGTCGTCAGCCCCGAGAGCTTCGGCCTGCCCCACATCGAGGACGGCCTGTATGTCGACGCCCGGCGCCTCGACGACCCGGCCTTCGTCGACGCGCTGGCGCGTTTCGTCCGGGCCACCCGCCAGGGCTGGCACGAAGCGCGTATCGCGCCCACGCTCGCCGTCGAGACCGTGATGCGCATCGGCACCGGGCTGGAGCGCGAAGCGCAGCGCCACATGCTGGAGACCGTGCTCGCGCTGGTGCCCGACGACGATCGTTTCGGGATGTTCGATCTGGCAGCTTTCGAGATCGCTCGCGAACACATCGACCGCGGCGACGGTGCCGCACCGCCAGACCGGCTGTGGACCCATGCAGTGTGGAATGCGCTACAGGCCTTGGATGGACGCGAGCGGCTGCTCAGCACCGCTACCCAGCACTACGCCCGCAGCGTTCTCGACATGGCGCTGTTTCAGTGGCTGGTGCTGCTTGGCGTAATGACCTTCGCGCTGTCGGGCGCGCTCGAGGCGGTCAATCGCGGCTACGACTTCTACGGTCGGCTGATCCTGGCCTTTCTCTCCGGCCTGGGCGGCGGCACGCTGCGCGACCTGCTCATCGGTGGCGAGCGCCAGCCGCTGTTCTACATCACCGACCCGGCCTATCCGGCCGGCATTCTGCTGGTCGTGGTCGCCGCCACGGCACTCACCGCGATTCGCCCCGACATCCATCGCACGCGCAGCTTCACGCGCGTCAAGCACTGGACCGACGTGATCGGCTTCTCGGTGCTCGCGGCCAGTGGCGCGACCATCGCCATCGCCCACGACATGCCGTGGTACTGGGCGCCGTTCTGCGCGGCGATGACCTGCGCGGGAGGCGGCGTGCTGCGCGAGATCGTCATCAACCGCGAACCGGCCACGCTCAAGGGCGTCATCTACGAGGAGGTGGCGATCTTCGGTGGCCTGTTGCTGGTGGGCGCGCTGGTGCTGGCCAACCACTTCGAGCGCTCACCCTGGCCGGTGTACGCGGCGATGCTCTTCGCCATTGCCGCGATGGTCGCCGCGCGACTGGTCATCCTGCGCCTGGGCCTGCGCTACCCGCAGTGGCTTGGCGGGCGGGCGCAGACGTCCCGCTGA